A window of Ranitomeya variabilis isolate aRanVar5 chromosome 2, aRanVar5.hap1, whole genome shotgun sequence contains these coding sequences:
- the LOC143806243 gene encoding peptidoglycan-recognition protein SC2-like — translation MLRLVVLLFALCAVTYGCPTILSKSQWGGSSPTCRTAMTTPVTYVVVHHTEGTACSSQSACITQAKSIQNYHMSSNGWCDIGYNFLVGEDGQAYEGRGWTSVGAHAPNYNSNSIGISVFGSFTSKNPNSAALNAVQSLISCGVSKGYIKSAYILKGHRNVTATDCPGNTFYSTITSWPRFQA, via the exons GCTGCCCCACCATCCTCAGCAAGTCTCAATGGGGAGGCAGTTCTCCCACCTGCAGGACAGCCATGACCACGCCGGTCACATACGTGGTCGTGCACCATACGGAGGGCACCGCATGTTCCAGCCAGTCCGCCTGCATCACCCAAGCCAAGAGCATCCAGAACTATCACATGAGCAGCAACGGCTGGTGCGACATCGGATACAA TTTCCTTGTGGGTGAAGATGGTCAGGCGTACGAGGGCCGTGGATGGACGTCCGTCGGAGCTCATGCTCCAAATTACAACTCCAACTCCATTGGCATCAGCGTCTTCGGCTCCTTCACCA GCAAGAACCCAAACTCCGCGGCCCTGAACGCCGTCCAGAGTCTCATCAGTTGCGGCGTCTCCAAAGGCTACATCAAGTCCGCCTACATCCTGAAGGGACATCGCAACGTCACCGCCACCGACTGCCCCGGGAACACCTTCTACAGCACGATCACTTCCTGGCCTCGCTTCCAGGCCTGA